From Bacteroidota bacterium, the proteins below share one genomic window:
- a CDS encoding deaminase, with protein MNEKIFSDEYFMKEALKEAKKALEDDEIPIGAVVVLQNQIIARAHNLTEMLNDVTAHAEMQAFTSAANY; from the coding sequence ATGAACGAAAAGATATTCTCCGACGAATATTTCATGAAGGAAGCCCTCAAGGAAGCAAAGAAGGCTTTGGAAGATGATGAAATCCCCATCGGGGCAGTGGTGGTTTTGCAAAACCAGATTATTGCCCGGGCGCACAATTTAACAGAGATGTTGAATGACGTCACGGCACATGCCGAAATGCAGGCGTTTACCTCGGCTGCAAATTAT